One window from the genome of Hydra vulgaris chromosome 02, alternate assembly HydraT2T_AEP encodes:
- the LOC136077060 gene encoding uncharacterized protein LOC136077060, whose product MLGKSFWMRFKAKNPSLTLKRQGNVSINRALNCTREMACLHLDALAEELIETGIMTEAVQKGTGVWSGNIDTCRIFNHDETPQFINFGVDGTPAGLVFAAKGETCCKMIRENRECVTIHPLVSFSGDLCVCQVLFGTVGITNQMAPKKAVVSIPHLLITTCNHGVSDHNSLLDMYKEFDEYLTEKKVARPVVLLSDGHCSRFNFDVLKFLQSKNIRMFLTPPDTTGVTQLLDQLNKNLHHEYRGMKENIFTDFNSLNKEAFMMILGRIWNNWAPRQSIIKAARRVGVTSTSLSVNDMQQDKFARAALCIDFSKSVTSSTTTPGSYTIKSPDKRKNSAQYWKEKFERSQELIQELSEKSIQLEEIPGLLTVQKVKPKVSKLTTRVTQVHGSMKGKNVLDLVKVIQDNKNQEIKDKEEKRWNKEKQKEAFLRCKNECSCGEGVCHAIKLQQCSSCHNVQKSVCGKLSCKVDGKKPIMFLAAAVTNNSLKRKVIEHESDEDTRS is encoded by the exons aTGTTAGGTAAATCGTTTTGGATGCGCTTTAAAGCTAAGAATCCAAGCTTAACACTCAAGCGACAAGGAAATGTGTCAATAAATAGAGCTCTCAATTGCACGAGGGAAATGGCATGTCTCCACCTTG ACGCTCTTGCAGAAGAATTGATTGAGACTGGCATTATGACTGAAGCAGTACAAAAGGGGACAGGAGTTTGGTCTGGAAATATTGATACATGCAGAATATTTAATCACGACGAAACACCACAGTTCATCAATTTTGGTGTTGATGGTACTCCTGCTGGTCTTGTTTTTGCTGCAAAAGGGGAAACATGTTGTAAAATGATCAGAGAGAACCGTGAATGCGTCACCATACATCCTCTAGTATCATTTTCAG GAGACCTTTGTGTCTGTCAAGTACTTTTTGGTACCGTTGGAATAACTAATCAAATGGCTCCAAAGAAAGCTGTGGTAAGTATTCCGCATCTTCTGATAACAACTTGCAACCATGGTGTATCTGATCACAACTCGTTATTAGATATGTACAAAGAGTTTGATGAATATCTTACTGAAAAAAAAGTGGCACGACCAGTAGTTTTGCTTTCTGATGGGCATTGTTCACGCTTTAATTTTGATGtcttaaagtttttacaatCGAAAAACATACGTATGTTCTTAACTCCACCAGATACCACTGGTGTGACACAGCTTTTAGACCAACTCAACAAAAACCTTCATCATGAGTATCGTGGtatgaaagaaaatatttttactgatttcAATTCACTAAATAAAGAAGCTTTTATGATGATTTTAGGACGTATTTGGAACAACTGGGCCCCAAGACAATCTATAATCAAAGCTGCAAGACGTGTAGGAGTAACTTCCACATCATTAAGCGTCAATGACATGCAACAGGACAAGTTTGCACGAGCTGCTTTGTgtattgatttttcaaaaagtgttacATCCAGTACAACAACTCCTGGAAGTTATACTATTAAATCTcctgataaaagaaaaaattcagcTCAGTACTGGAAAGAAAAGTTTGAGCGTTCTCAAGAGCTTATTCAAGAGCTGAGCGAAAAAAGCATTCAACTTGAAGAAATTCCTGGCTTACTGACAGTACAGAAAGTTAAGCCGAAAGTTTCCAAACTTACTACAAGGGTTACGCAGGTTCACGGATCAATGAAAGGAAAAAATGTGTTGGACTTAGTGAAGGTAattcaagataataaaaatcaagaaataaaagataaggaagaaaaaagatggaacaaagaaaaacaaaaagaagcaTTTTTACGGTGTAAAAATGAATGCAGCTGTGGAGAAGGTGTGTGCCATGCCATAAAGCTACAGCAATGCTCTTCTTGCCACAATGTACAAAAATCTGTCTGTGGAAAGTTATCTTGTAAAGTGGATGGAAAAAAACCAATAATGTTTTTAGCTGCTGCAGTAACCAACAACTCACTCAAACGTAAGGTTATTGAGCATGAAAGTGATGAAGATACTAGAAGTTAG